From Pseudomonas poae, the proteins below share one genomic window:
- the nth gene encoding endonuclease III: MNAAKRLEIFRRLHEDNPEPKTELAYTTPFELLIAVILSAQSTDVGVNKATAKLYPVANTPEAIHALGVEGLSEYIKTIGLYNSKAKNVIETCRLLVELHGSEVPQTREALEALPGVGRKTANVVLNTAFRQLTMAVDTHIFRVSNRTGIARGKDVVEVEKQLMKFVPKPYLLDSHHWLILHGRYVCQARKPRCGSCRIEDLCEYKEKTSDD; the protein is encoded by the coding sequence ATGAATGCCGCAAAACGCCTGGAAATTTTCCGCAGGCTTCACGAAGACAATCCGGAACCCAAGACCGAACTGGCCTACACCACGCCGTTCGAGTTGCTGATTGCGGTGATCCTCTCGGCCCAATCCACGGACGTTGGCGTCAACAAGGCGACGGCGAAGCTGTACCCGGTGGCGAATACGCCCGAGGCGATCCATGCCTTGGGCGTGGAAGGCTTGTCCGAGTACATCAAGACCATCGGCCTATACAACAGCAAGGCCAAAAACGTTATCGAGACCTGCCGCCTGCTGGTCGAACTGCATGGCAGCGAAGTGCCGCAAACCCGAGAAGCCCTGGAGGCTCTGCCGGGCGTTGGCCGTAAAACCGCGAATGTGGTGCTCAACACTGCGTTCCGGCAACTGACCATGGCGGTGGACACGCATATTTTTCGCGTCAGCAACCGAACCGGCATTGCCCGCGGCAAAGATGTGGTGGAGGTGGAAAAGCAGCTGATGAAGTTTGTGCCAAAACCCTATTTGCTCGATTCCCACCACTGGCTGATCCTTCACGGACGCTATGTTTGCCAGGCACGCAAGCCCCGCTGCGGCAGCTGCCGGATCGAGGACCTGTGCGAATACAAGGAAAAAACCTCTGACGATTGA
- the metG gene encoding methionine--tRNA ligase: MSEPRKILVTSALPYANGSIHLGHMLEYIQTDMWVRFQKHRGNQCIYVCADDAHGSAIMLRAEKEGITPEQLIANVQAEHSADFAEFLVDFDNFHSTHSEENRELSSQIYKRLRDAGHIATRSITQYFDPEKKMFLADRFIKGTCPKCGTEDQYGDNCEKCGATYAPTDLKNPRSAISGAIPVLKDSQHFFFKLPDFQQMLQTWTRSGTLQDAVANKIAEWLDAGLQQWDISRDAPYFGFEIPDEPGKYFYVWLDAPIGYMASFKNLCDRTPELDFDAFWAKDSTAELYHFIGKDIVNFHALFWPAMLEGSGYRKPTGIAVHGYLTVNGQKMSKSRGTFIKARTYLDHLSPEYLRYYYASKLGRGVDDLDLNLEDFVQKVNSDLVGKVVNIASRCAGFIHKGNAGLLVAENAAPELTEAFLAAAPSIADAYEARDFARAMREIMGLADRANAWIADKAPWSLNKQEGKQAEVQAICATGVNLFRQLVIFLKPVLPLLAADAEAFLNVAPLTWNDHTTLLSNHQLNEFKPLMTRIDPVKVQAMTDASKEDLVASQTDTGESAPAGNGELAKDPISAEIDFDAFAAVDLRVALIVKAEAVEGADKLLRLTLDLGGEQRNVFSGIKSAYPDPSKLDGRLTMMIANLKPRKMKFGISEGMVMAAGPGGEEIYLLSPDSGAKPGQRIK; encoded by the coding sequence ATGTCCGAGCCACGCAAGATCCTCGTCACCAGCGCCCTGCCCTATGCCAATGGTTCCATCCATCTTGGCCATATGCTTGAGTACATCCAGACCGATATGTGGGTGCGCTTCCAGAAGCATCGCGGCAATCAATGCATTTACGTCTGCGCGGACGACGCCCACGGTTCGGCCATCATGTTGCGCGCCGAAAAGGAAGGCATTACCCCGGAACAACTGATCGCCAATGTGCAGGCTGAACACAGCGCCGACTTTGCCGAGTTCCTGGTGGATTTCGACAATTTCCACTCGACCCACTCCGAAGAAAACCGCGAGCTGTCGAGCCAGATCTACAAGCGCCTGCGCGACGCCGGGCACATTGCCACGCGCTCGATCACGCAGTATTTCGACCCGGAAAAGAAAATGTTCCTGGCCGACCGCTTCATCAAGGGCACCTGCCCGAAATGCGGTACGGAAGACCAGTACGGCGACAACTGCGAGAAGTGCGGTGCCACCTATGCACCCACCGACCTGAAGAACCCGCGCTCGGCCATCTCCGGCGCCATCCCGGTGCTCAAGGACTCCCAGCACTTCTTCTTCAAGCTCCCGGATTTCCAGCAGATGCTGCAAACCTGGACCCGCAGCGGCACCTTGCAGGACGCCGTGGCCAACAAGATCGCCGAGTGGCTGGATGCCGGCCTGCAACAGTGGGACATCTCCCGCGATGCGCCATACTTCGGTTTCGAGATTCCGGATGAGCCGGGCAAGTACTTCTATGTGTGGCTGGACGCGCCGATCGGCTACATGGCCAGCTTCAAGAACCTGTGTGACCGCACGCCGGAGCTGGACTTCGACGCGTTCTGGGCCAAGGATTCCACCGCCGAGCTGTACCACTTCATCGGCAAGGACATCGTCAACTTCCACGCGCTGTTCTGGCCGGCCATGCTCGAAGGTTCGGGCTACCGCAAGCCAACCGGGATCGCCGTGCACGGCTACCTGACGGTCAACGGCCAGAAGATGTCCAAGTCCCGTGGCACCTTTATCAAGGCGCGCACCTACCTGGACCACCTGTCGCCGGAATACCTGCGCTACTACTACGCCTCCAAGCTGGGCCGTGGCGTCGACGACCTTGACCTGAACCTGGAAGACTTCGTACAGAAGGTCAACTCGGACCTGGTCGGCAAAGTCGTCAACATCGCCAGCCGTTGCGCCGGTTTTATCCACAAGGGCAACGCCGGCCTGCTGGTGGCCGAGAACGCTGCGCCGGAACTGACCGAAGCTTTCCTGGCCGCCGCGCCAAGCATTGCCGACGCTTATGAAGCCCGCGACTTTGCTCGCGCCATGCGCGAGATCATGGGCCTGGCCGACCGCGCCAACGCCTGGATCGCCGACAAGGCACCGTGGTCGTTGAACAAGCAGGAAGGCAAGCAAGCTGAAGTGCAGGCGATCTGCGCCACGGGCGTCAACCTGTTCCGCCAGTTGGTGATCTTCCTCAAGCCGGTACTGCCGTTGCTGGCCGCCGACGCCGAGGCGTTCCTCAATGTCGCGCCGCTGACCTGGAACGATCACACCACCCTACTCAGCAACCACCAGCTGAACGAGTTCAAGCCGCTGATGACCCGTATCGATCCGGTGAAAGTCCAGGCCATGACCGACGCTTCGAAAGAAGACCTGGTCGCCAGCCAGACCGACACCGGCGAATCCGCTCCGGCCGGTAACGGCGAGTTGGCCAAGGACCCGATTAGCGCAGAAATCGACTTCGACGCTTTCGCTGCCGTGGACCTGCGCGTGGCGCTGATCGTCAAGGCCGAAGCCGTGGAAGGTGCCGACAAACTGCTGCGCCTGACCCTGGACCTCGGTGGCGAGCAACGCAACGTGTTCTCGGGGATCAAGAGCGCTTATCCGGACCCGTCCAAGCTCGATGGTCGCCTGACCATGATGATCGCCAACCTCAAGCCACGGAAAATGAAGTTCGGTATTTCCGAAGGCATGGTGATGGCGGCCGGCCCTGGTGGCGAAGAAATCTACCTGCTGAGCCCTGACAGCGGCGCCAAGCCGGGTCAACGTATCAAGTAA
- the rsxB gene encoding electron transport complex subunit RsxB, with the protein MTLIQRIDALLPQTQCGKCGHPGCKPYAEGIAQGEAINKCPPGGQETIAGLAQLLRVPVLPLDMSRAEAPAQVAYIREAECIGCTKCIQACPVDAIVGAAKLMHTVIMDECTGCDLCVAPCPVDCIEMRPAASVLPIVGDLAANDHQRHERDLKRDRARRRYEHRNTRLLQEEAHKLAERLARATRTAPVAPKQADTAQAARDAAVKKAKITVAMSRAQLHKSLKAFGHPPTFEQQSQLIVLQQQFEAAEQALAALEITSPAALPPQKDPALKRAKIQLAMRRAELKEAQDLNADAQQLATLSAALCSAEQALHNAEADSEQPRPDLQRVEKRPIDAQLRQLKTALAYARADVSKLQRQPGVGADELKAAQRKLEEAQRQVDAHLGA; encoded by the coding sequence ATGACTCTGATTCAACGTATCGACGCGCTGCTGCCGCAGACCCAGTGCGGCAAGTGTGGGCACCCAGGCTGCAAGCCTTACGCCGAGGGCATCGCCCAGGGCGAGGCGATCAACAAGTGCCCGCCGGGTGGGCAGGAGACCATAGCGGGCCTTGCGCAATTGCTGCGTGTGCCGGTGCTGCCACTGGACATGAGCCGCGCAGAAGCTCCGGCTCAGGTCGCCTACATCCGCGAGGCTGAGTGCATCGGTTGCACCAAATGCATCCAGGCTTGCCCGGTGGATGCAATTGTGGGTGCCGCCAAGCTGATGCATACCGTGATCATGGATGAGTGCACAGGTTGCGACCTGTGTGTCGCGCCCTGCCCTGTCGACTGCATTGAGATGCGCCCAGCGGCTTCCGTGCTGCCGATTGTGGGCGACTTGGCAGCCAACGATCACCAGCGCCATGAACGTGACCTCAAGCGCGACAGGGCGCGCCGGCGCTATGAACACCGCAACACACGCCTACTGCAAGAGGAAGCACACAAGCTCGCCGAACGCTTGGCACGCGCCACGCGTACGGCGCCGGTTGCGCCTAAACAGGCCGATACCGCTCAAGCAGCCAGGGATGCAGCAGTCAAGAAAGCCAAAATCACGGTCGCAATGAGTCGCGCCCAACTGCATAAATCCTTGAAGGCGTTTGGTCATCCGCCAACCTTTGAGCAACAGTCTCAGTTGATCGTCCTGCAACAGCAGTTTGAAGCAGCTGAGCAGGCCCTTGCAGCCCTGGAAATCACCAGCCCTGCTGCCCTGCCGCCGCAAAAAGATCCGGCGCTCAAACGTGCAAAAATCCAACTGGCCATGCGCCGCGCCGAACTGAAAGAAGCGCAGGACCTGAACGCTGACGCACAGCAGTTGGCAACCTTGAGCGCAGCACTGTGTAGCGCAGAGCAAGCCTTGCATAACGCCGAAGCCGACAGTGAACAGCCCAGGCCGGACTTGCAGCGTGTGGAAAAACGCCCCATCGACGCCCAACTGCGTCAGCTGAAAACCGCTCTGGCGTATGCCCGGGCCGATGTCAGCAAATTGCAACGCCAACCTGGCGTCGGCGCAGATGAACTGAAGGCCGCACAGCGCAAGCTCGAAGAAGCGCAGCGCCAAGTCGACGCCCACCTCGGCGCTTGA
- a CDS encoding response regulator transcription factor, with protein MNKVLIVDDHPVIRLAVRMLMERHGYEVVAETDNGVDALQLAREHMPDIVILDIGIPKLDGLEVICRLSSVKQPAPFKVLVLTSQAPGHFSMRCMQAGAAGYVCKQQDLTELLSAIKAVLSGYSYFPNQALNSVRSTMGNASEADMVERLSGREMMVLQQLARGKTNKEIADGMFLSNKTVSTYKTRLLLKLNARSLVDLIELAQRNGLV; from the coding sequence ATGAATAAAGTGCTGATCGTGGATGATCATCCCGTCATTCGTCTTGCTGTGCGTATGCTAATGGAACGTCATGGTTATGAGGTCGTTGCCGAGACCGATAACGGTGTCGATGCGTTGCAACTTGCGCGCGAGCATATGCCGGACATTGTCATACTGGATATTGGAATTCCCAAGCTCGATGGGCTGGAAGTTATTTGTCGACTGTCTTCTGTCAAACAGCCGGCGCCGTTCAAGGTGCTGGTGCTGACGTCGCAGGCACCGGGCCATTTCTCCATGCGCTGCATGCAGGCGGGCGCTGCCGGCTATGTGTGCAAGCAACAGGACCTGACCGAGTTGCTGAGTGCCATAAAAGCGGTGCTTTCGGGCTATAGCTACTTTCCGAACCAGGCGCTCAACTCTGTACGTTCCACCATGGGCAACGCCAGCGAGGCCGACATGGTCGAGCGACTGTCAGGCCGCGAGATGATGGTGTTGCAACAGTTGGCGCGGGGTAAAACCAACAAGGAGATCGCTGATGGGATGTTTCTCAGTAACAAGACCGTCAGTACCTACAAGACACGCTTGCTGCTCAAGCTCAATGCGCGTTCGTTGGTGGACCTGATTGAGTTGGCCCAACGCAACGGCTTGGTCTAG
- a CDS encoding argininosuccinate synthase: MADVNKVVLAYSGGLDTSVILKWLQDTYNCEVVTFTADLGQGEEVEPARAKAQAMGVKEIYIDDLREEFVRDFVFPMFRANTVYEGEYLLGTSIARPLIAKRLIEIANETGADAISHGATGKGNDQVRFELGAYALKPGVKVIAPWREWDLLSREKLMDYAEKHAIPIERHGKKKSPYSMDANLLHISYEGGVLEDTWTEHEEDMWRWTVSPENAPDKPQYLELTYRNGDIVALDGVEMTPATVLATLNRIGGEHGIGRLDIVENRYVGMKSRGCYETPGGTIMLRAHRAIESITLDREVAHLKDELMPKYASLIYTGYWWSPERLMLQQMIDASQAHVNGVVRLKLYKGNVIVTGRKSDESLFDANIATFEEDGGAYNQADAAGFIKLNALRMRIAANKGRKLF; this comes from the coding sequence ATGGCCGACGTAAACAAGGTCGTTCTCGCGTATTCCGGCGGCCTGGACACTTCGGTGATCCTCAAGTGGCTGCAGGATACTTATAACTGTGAAGTGGTGACCTTCACCGCTGACCTGGGTCAGGGCGAAGAGGTCGAACCTGCACGTGCCAAGGCGCAAGCCATGGGCGTGAAAGAGATCTACATTGACGACCTGCGCGAAGAATTCGTCCGCGATTTCGTCTTCCCGATGTTTCGCGCCAACACCGTCTACGAAGGCGAGTACCTGCTGGGTACCTCCATCGCACGTCCGCTGATCGCCAAGCGCCTGATCGAAATCGCCAACGAAACCGGCGCCGACGCCATTTCCCATGGCGCTACCGGCAAGGGTAACGACCAGGTGCGTTTCGAGCTGGGTGCCTACGCACTCAAGCCAGGCGTGAAAGTGATTGCCCCGTGGCGTGAATGGGACCTGCTGTCCCGTGAAAAGCTGATGGATTACGCTGAAAAGCACGCGATCCCGATCGAGCGTCACGGCAAGAAGAAGTCGCCTTACTCGATGGATGCCAACCTGCTGCACATCTCCTATGAAGGCGGCGTGCTGGAAGACACCTGGACCGAGCACGAAGAAGACATGTGGCGTTGGACCGTCTCCCCGGAGAACGCACCCGACAAGCCGCAGTACCTGGAACTGACCTACCGCAACGGCGACATCGTCGCGCTGGACGGCGTCGAAATGACTCCGGCCACCGTGCTGGCGACCCTGAACCGTATCGGCGGCGAACACGGTATCGGCCGTCTCGACATCGTCGAGAACCGCTACGTGGGCATGAAATCCCGTGGCTGCTACGAAACCCCGGGCGGCACCATCATGCTGCGCGCTCACCGCGCCATCGAGTCCATCACCCTGGACCGAGAAGTGGCTCACCTCAAAGACGAGCTGATGCCCAAGTACGCCAGCCTGATCTACACCGGCTACTGGTGGAGCCCTGAGCGTCTGATGCTGCAACAGATGATCGACGCCTCCCAAGCCCACGTGAACGGCGTGGTGCGCCTGAAGCTGTACAAGGGCAACGTGATTGTTACTGGTCGCAAGTCCGATGAGTCGCTGTTCGACGCCAACATCGCCACCTTCGAAGAAGATGGCGGCGCCTACAACCAGGCGGACGCGGCAGGCTTTATCAAGTTGAACGCACTGCGCATGCGCATTGCGGCCAACAAGGGCCGTAAGTTGTTCTGA